AGGGATGTAGGAGATCTTGTTACCATATTGATAGTGGAAAAAACGAGGGCTCAAAGTCAGACGGAGACGGCCTTAAAAAAATCATCTAAGGTTCAAGGAGGAGTTTCCTCTCTTTTTGGTCTTAACAAAAATGTTTTGGACAAAACAAACGTGGCTATGCAAGGAGGTGCAGAGCATGGAGGGAAGGGTTCTACGCTTAGAGGAAGTATTTTTACGGGAACAGTAACTGCTCAGGTAATCGGCAAACAGCCAAACGGAAATTTGATAATACAGGCTCAGAAAAACGTTGTTATTAACGGAGAATCTCACGTTCTTACGATAACTGGAGTTGTTAGGCCGGAAGATATTGACGATACAAATACCGTCACGTCTGACCGGGTATTCAATCTTCAAATAACATATACCGGAGAAGGGGTTTTGACAGATGTTCAAGAACCGGGATTTATATGGAAAATCGTGGCAAAGCTTTGGCCTTTCTAAGTTTTTCTTTTTTGTTTTTTGTTTAGTTCTCACCTTTGGGCCGGTTAAAGCGGCAGAGAACGTAGATAGCGATGGGGACGGACTTTCTGATTACAAGGAGATGTTTGTCTACTTTACTGACCCGCAAAACAAAGATACTGACGGGGACGGACTTTCTGACTATGATGAGATTATAAAGTTTAAAACCAACCCGAACGAAAAAGACAGCGATGGAGATGGCCTCTCAGATTACGACGAGGTGAAAGTTTACAAGACAGACCCTAACTGTGCAGATCCCGATTCAGACGGCCTTACAGACAGGGAAGAAGTGAGAATGTACGGAACTTTTCCTTTCAGGAAAGACACTGATGGAGATGGCTTAACAGACTTTGAGGAGGTTACTGTATACGGGACTTCTCCTCTTAAAAAGGATACAGATGGAGACGGCCTTAACGACAGAAGGGAGATTTATTTTTCTAAAACTTACCCTGATAACAATGATTCAGATGCCGACGGGCTTTCTGACTTTGTTGAAGTTTCAAAAATGGGAACAAACCCTTTAAATCCAGATACAGACGGAGATGGCCTTACTGATGGAGAGGAAGTAGCCTTCAAGACAGACCCTTTCTCTCCGGATACAGATGGGGATGGCCTTTCAGACCTTCAAGAGATAGAGCACTACAGAACCTCTCCTTTAAAGAAGGATACAGACGGAGATGGTCTTAGTGATTATTTGGAGATAGCCCTCTATGAGACCGACCCTTTAAGGAGAGATACAGATGAGGATGGAGTTAGTGATGTAGAGGAAATTAAAAAGTACAAAACTGATCCTTTATCTGCCTTAAGTAAGCCTAAGCTAACTGTTGCCAAGGAAAAGAAGAAAACGGGAAAGGGAGAGAAACTTCTTGCAATTGTCTATTTTGACTATGGGAGCAGTTCTCTTTCTAAGAAGGCCAAAGAAACGCTCAAGGATATTTGCAAAGCTTTAAAAGGAGGAGAAACCTTAGTTATTAAAGGATATGCTGATTGGAAGGGTAGTGAAACTTTTAATTTGAAGCTATCAAAACTTCGGGCTAAGAGGGTTGAGAGTTATCTTAAAAGAGTCTGCAAAAAGGCCGGTAAAAAGGGAATTCGTTTTAAGACGGAATGGTTTGGCTACAAAAGGCTGATAATTAACAAGAAAGGACCTATGGCTCCGAATAGGAGGGTTGAGGTTTATGTTCTTAAGTAGGTTGTTTTTTGTGTTGTTCCTTTTTTTACTCTTTGCCGCCGAAGTCTTTGGGGCAGAGGTAAGAATAAAAGACATTGCAAGAATCGGAGTTTCAAGGGTTAACTACTTAGTTGGGTACGGATTGGTTGTTGGTTTGAAGAATACCGGTGATTCTACTTCGTCTGAGTTTACGAAGC
The DNA window shown above is from Desulfurobacteriaceae bacterium and carries:
- a CDS encoding OmpA family protein; this translates as MFKNRDLYGKSWQSFGLSKFFFFVFCLVLTFGPVKAAENVDSDGDGLSDYKEMFVYFTDPQNKDTDGDGLSDYDEIIKFKTNPNEKDSDGDGLSDYDEVKVYKTDPNCADPDSDGLTDREEVRMYGTFPFRKDTDGDGLTDFEEVTVYGTSPLKKDTDGDGLNDRREIYFSKTYPDNNDSDADGLSDFVEVSKMGTNPLNPDTDGDGLTDGEEVAFKTDPFSPDTDGDGLSDLQEIEHYRTSPLKKDTDGDGLSDYLEIALYETDPLRRDTDEDGVSDVEEIKKYKTDPLSALSKPKLTVAKEKKKTGKGEKLLAIVYFDYGSSSLSKKAKETLKDICKALKGGETLVIKGYADWKGSETFNLKLSKLRAKRVESYLKRVCKKAGKKGIRFKTEWFGYKRLIINKKGPMAPNRRVEVYVLK
- a CDS encoding flagellar basal body L-ring protein FlgH is translated as MKKQLSFLFFSLLLTSCFSKPQGTVSYTPPPPKLNFQTKPLSEGSLWNDNGRFKYIYGDSKARDVGDLVTILIVEKTRAQSQTETALKKSSKVQGGVSSLFGLNKNVLDKTNVAMQGGAEHGGKGSTLRGSIFTGTVTAQVIGKQPNGNLIIQAQKNVVINGESHVLTITGVVRPEDIDDTNTVTSDRVFNLQITYTGEGVLTDVQEPGFIWKIVAKLWPF